A genomic region of Herbaspirillum sp. DW155 contains the following coding sequences:
- a CDS encoding transporter substrate-binding domain-containing protein produces the protein MHITSCAARLAALALMIAPLGVGAADCRKVVISADSDYAPLHWYDGKRLTGASIEIATRALSALNIAYEVRYVGPFSRVLKEAESGEVAMVASLKNTPERQQYLAFASVPLFPNPIAVFVARDQRFAYAGWKDLIGKRGAITVGNQFGGGFDEFMRDHLTIETAQKFYMNFSKLDSGRIDYLITGYYNGVIYLNQSGQADRFVPLRPFVTETDNYIAMSRANPCVKLLPRINAQLEAMQKRGELRAVLQSFETDLRIDAVGPEESGRAR, from the coding sequence ATGCACATCACATCTTGCGCTGCCAGGCTTGCCGCGCTGGCGTTGATGATCGCGCCGCTCGGCGTTGGGGCGGCCGATTGCCGCAAGGTCGTCATCTCGGCCGATTCGGATTACGCGCCCCTGCACTGGTATGACGGCAAGCGTCTCACGGGCGCCAGTATCGAGATCGCCACGCGCGCGTTGAGCGCCCTCAACATTGCCTATGAGGTGCGCTATGTCGGCCCGTTCAGCCGCGTGCTCAAGGAAGCCGAGAGCGGCGAAGTGGCCATGGTGGCCTCGCTCAAGAACACGCCGGAGCGCCAGCAATATCTGGCCTTTGCCTCGGTGCCCTTGTTTCCCAATCCGATTGCGGTCTTCGTGGCACGCGACCAGCGCTTTGCTTATGCCGGGTGGAAGGACCTGATCGGCAAGCGCGGCGCCATTACGGTGGGCAACCAGTTCGGTGGCGGCTTCGATGAATTCATGCGCGACCATCTCACCATCGAGACGGCGCAAAAGTTTTACATGAATTTCAGCAAGCTTGATTCGGGCCGTATCGATTACCTCATTACCGGTTACTACAACGGCGTGATCTACCTGAACCAGTCAGGGCAGGCCGATCGCTTCGTCCCGCTGCGTCCCTTCGTCACCGAGACCGACAACTACATCGCCATGAGCCGCGCCAATCCCTGCGTGAAACTGCTGCCGCGGATCAACGCGCAGCTGGAGGCGATGCAAAAGCGCGGCGAACTGCGCGCCGTGCTGCAAAGTTTCGAAACTGACCTGCGCATCGATGCGGTGGGCCCGGAGGAAAGCGGCCGCGCCAGGTAA
- the rarD gene encoding EamA family transporter RarD: MNPQLLGRGIGLSVLASSLFAFLSGYTRLLAPLDGTDIFSWRIVITLLCVLGLLAWRGELPRLRAAMAELLGSPASVLLLLLMSALLGLQQWIFLWGSVNGRALEISLGYFMLPLSMVLVGRFYYGEKMDLLQRLAVLCACIGVAHELWMTRAFSWPTLTVALGYPPYFILRRRIRLDSMLIFAVEMMVLALPSLVDLILSPASVSILHTPAMWLLLPGLGVLSMIALTSYLRAGKLLPMSLFGILGYVEPVLLVLVAMVVLGESLHVAQLGTYVPIWLSVLLTAMHSIRLMRQPAPEPMN, from the coding sequence ATGAATCCTCAACTTCTCGGCCGGGGCATCGGCCTGTCCGTGCTGGCCTCTTCCCTGTTTGCTTTCCTTTCCGGGTACACCCGTCTGCTGGCGCCACTGGATGGTACGGACATCTTTTCCTGGCGCATCGTCATCACGCTGCTCTGCGTGCTGGGCCTGCTGGCCTGGCGCGGCGAGCTGCCGCGCCTGCGTGCGGCCATGGCCGAACTGCTGGGCAGTCCGGCAAGCGTGCTGCTGCTCTTGCTGATGTCGGCCTTGCTGGGCTTGCAGCAGTGGATCTTCCTGTGGGGATCGGTCAATGGCCGGGCGCTGGAGATTTCGCTGGGCTATTTCATGCTGCCCTTGTCGATGGTGTTGGTAGGGCGTTTCTACTATGGCGAGAAGATGGACCTGCTGCAACGCCTGGCGGTGCTGTGCGCCTGCATCGGCGTGGCGCACGAGCTGTGGATGACGCGCGCCTTTTCCTGGCCGACGCTGACGGTGGCGCTGGGCTATCCCCCCTACTTCATCCTGCGCCGGCGTATCCGCCTCGATTCCATGCTCATCTTCGCGGTGGAAATGATGGTGCTGGCCCTGCCTTCGCTGGTGGACCTGATATTGAGTCCCGCCTCGGTATCCATCTTGCACACGCCGGCCATGTGGTTGCTGCTGCCGGGCCTGGGGGTGCTCAGCATGATCGCCCTGACCAGCTACCTGCGCGCCGGCAAGCTGCTGCCCATGAGCCTGTTCGGTATCCTGGGCTATGTGGAACCGGTGCTGCTGGTGCTGGTGGCCATGGTGGTGCTGGGCGAGAGCCTGCACGTGGCGCAACTGGGCACCTACGTGCCGATCTGGCTGTCGGTACTGCTGACCGCAATGCACAGCATCAGGCTGATGCGCCAGCCGGCGCCTGAGCCCATGAATTGA
- a CDS encoding sensor domain-containing diguanylate cyclase, with protein sequence MLAKAGRVARHSVARRARLFVVLICAAIAAGHLWQSLAARAGQVENSRTYSSNIARALARHAYDVFQATHGTLINISDRIDESGASGAQIHAMSPILRRLASEMPQLDGLYIYDAQGNRVASSSPPRQNDANNADRNYFIYHRDHDDPEPRIHPSLISRSTGQWVIPMSRRLTHPDGRFAGVLLATLRLDHFNALYQTVDIGRDSSIVLILRPGIVLTRQPFEPAYISRDLNQDPGMQAVLASQQSGHAEIVSPLDHIDRYIAYQPVTGFPLLVTVAVSKDEALAPWRQQTIVYGSGVLLLLIIIGLFGWRLIGQIELRLVAEDRALQVMGELHQVNQRLELLAHQDGLTGLANRRHLDTVMQAEFRRALRSGSALSLIMIDVDFFKQYNDLYGHQAGDECLRRIAAVLKERQRRPGDLAARYGGEEMVMLLPETDATGAMQVAEKIRAGIQALDLPHRGNPRGVVTASAGVCAMELLPPGERSLEDLLGRADAALYEAKHGGRNQVRLAQAAMPAAPH encoded by the coding sequence ATGCTGGCAAAGGCAGGACGGGTTGCGCGCCATTCGGTAGCGCGGCGGGCGCGTCTGTTCGTCGTGCTGATCTGCGCGGCCATCGCTGCAGGCCACCTGTGGCAGAGTCTGGCCGCACGGGCGGGGCAGGTGGAAAATTCCCGCACCTATTCCAGCAACATCGCACGCGCCCTGGCGCGCCATGCCTATGACGTGTTCCAGGCGACCCATGGCACGCTGATCAATATCAGCGACCGCATCGACGAAAGCGGGGCGAGCGGGGCACAGATCCATGCGATGAGCCCGATCCTGCGCAGGCTGGCCAGCGAGATGCCGCAACTGGACGGGCTCTACATCTACGATGCCCAGGGCAACCGCGTGGCCAGTTCGTCGCCGCCACGGCAGAACGACGCCAACAATGCCGACCGCAACTATTTCATCTACCACCGCGACCACGACGATCCCGAGCCGCGCATTCATCCGAGCCTGATCAGCCGCAGCACCGGCCAGTGGGTCATCCCCATGTCGCGCCGCCTGACTCATCCGGATGGCCGCTTTGCCGGCGTGCTGCTGGCGACCTTGCGGCTGGATCACTTCAATGCGCTGTACCAGACGGTGGACATCGGTCGCGACAGTTCCATCGTCCTCATTCTGCGCCCCGGCATCGTGCTCACCCGCCAGCCCTTCGAGCCGGCCTACATCAGCCGCGATCTCAACCAGGACCCCGGCATGCAGGCGGTGCTGGCCAGCCAGCAGAGCGGCCATGCGGAAATCGTTTCACCGCTGGACCACATCGACCGCTATATCGCCTATCAGCCAGTGACCGGCTTCCCGTTGCTGGTGACCGTAGCCGTCTCCAAAGATGAAGCCCTGGCCCCCTGGCGCCAGCAGACCATCGTCTATGGCTCTGGCGTACTGCTGTTGTTGATCATCATCGGCCTGTTCGGCTGGCGCCTGATCGGCCAGATCGAACTGCGCCTGGTCGCCGAGGATCGCGCGTTGCAGGTCATGGGCGAACTGCACCAGGTCAACCAGCGCCTGGAATTGCTGGCGCACCAGGATGGCCTGACGGGCCTGGCCAACCGGCGTCATCTCGATACCGTCATGCAGGCCGAGTTCCGTCGTGCCTTGCGCAGTGGCTCGGCGCTGTCGCTGATCATGATCGACGTGGATTTCTTCAAGCAGTACAACGATCTCTATGGTCATCAGGCTGGCGACGAATGCCTGCGCCGCATCGCCGCCGTGTTGAAGGAACGCCAGCGCCGTCCCGGCGACCTGGCGGCGCGCTATGGCGGCGAGGAAATGGTGATGCTGCTGCCCGAGACCGATGCCACCGGAGCCATGCAGGTGGCCGAAAAGATCAGGGCCGGCATCCAGGCACTGGACCTGCCCCATCGCGGCAATCCGCGCGGGGTGGTGACGGCCAGCGCCGGCGTGTGTGCGATGGAATTGCTCCCCCCGGGCGAGCGCTCGCTGGAAGACCTGTTGGGCCGCGCCGATGCCGCGCTCTACGAAGCCAAGCATGGCGGCCGCAACCAGGTGCGGCTGGCGCAAGCCGCCATGCCGGCCGCGCCGCACTGA
- a CDS encoding class 1 fructose-bisphosphatase produces MKRISLTQHLIEQQRLHNKIPSELRLLIEVVGRACKSISHAVGKGALGEVLGSAGSENVQGEVQKKLDVISNEILLEANEWGGHLAAMASEEMETIHRIPNRYPKGEYLLMFDPLDGSSNIDVNVSIGTIFSVLKAPEGMTEPSEQDFMQPGTKQVAAGYAVYGPQTVLVLTTGDGVHCFTLDREMGAWVLTQKDIKIPEDTKEFAINASNQRHWFPPVKRYVDEMLAGVTGPRGKDFNMRWIASMVADVHRILNRGGIFMYPADAREPGKPGKLRLMYEANPMAFIVEQAGGAATDGQQRILDIQPEKLHQRVAVFLGSKNEVERVTSYHQE; encoded by the coding sequence ATGAAACGCATCAGCCTCACGCAACACCTGATCGAGCAGCAGCGTCTGCACAACAAGATCCCGTCCGAACTGCGCCTGCTGATCGAAGTCGTCGGCCGTGCATGCAAGTCGATCTCGCATGCGGTCGGCAAGGGCGCGCTGGGCGAAGTGCTGGGCAGCGCCGGCAGCGAGAACGTGCAGGGCGAAGTGCAGAAGAAGCTGGACGTGATCTCCAACGAAATCCTGCTGGAAGCCAATGAATGGGGCGGCCACCTGGCGGCCATGGCCTCGGAGGAAATGGAGACCATCCACCGCATTCCCAACCGCTATCCCAAGGGCGAATACCTGCTGATGTTCGATCCGCTGGATGGCTCTTCCAACATCGACGTGAACGTCTCCATCGGTACCATCTTCTCGGTGCTGAAGGCCCCCGAAGGCATGACCGAACCCAGCGAGCAGGACTTCATGCAGCCGGGTACCAAGCAGGTCGCCGCCGGCTATGCCGTCTATGGTCCGCAGACCGTGCTGGTGCTGACCACCGGCGACGGCGTGCACTGCTTCACCCTGGACCGCGAAATGGGTGCCTGGGTGCTGACCCAGAAGGACATCAAGATTCCCGAAGACACCAAGGAATTCGCCATCAACGCCTCCAACCAGCGTCACTGGTTCCCGCCGGTCAAGCGCTACGTCGATGAAATGCTGGCCGGCGTCACCGGCCCGCGCGGCAAGGATTTCAACATGCGCTGGATCGCTTCCATGGTGGCCGATGTGCATCGCATCCTCAACCGTGGCGGCATCTTCATGTACCCGGCCGATGCGCGTGAGCCGGGCAAGCCGGGCAAGCTGCGCCTGATGTACGAAGCCAATCCGATGGCCTTCATCGTCGAGCAGGCAGGGGGCGCGGCCACCGATGGCCAGCAGCGCATCCTCGACATCCAGCCGGAAAAGCTGCACCAGCGCGTGGCCGTGTTCCTGGGATCGAAGAATGAAGTGGAGCGCGTGACGTCCTACCATCAGGAGTAA
- the pepN gene encoding aminopeptidase N, whose translation MRTDTPQTIYRKDYAAPNYLADIVEMGFDLDPANTRIATRITLTRNPAARGRDLVLFGEELELVALRLNGKTLTQAKGDFRIAGGVLTIPAAPAKVTLEIETLVHPERNTSLMGLYVSNGNFFTQCEAEGFRKITYFPDRPDVMAKFTVMLRADKSRYPVLLSNGNLIEEGDLPDGRHYAKWEDPFKKPSYLFALVAGNLVCQEETVRLHSGRDALLQVWVEEGNLDKTQHAMESLKNSITWDVERFGLDLDLDRFMIVAVGDFNMGAMENKGLNIFNTKYVLANPRIATDVDFANIEAVVGHEYFHNWTGNRVTCRDWFQLSLKEGLTVFRDQEFSADMIGSDSGRAVKRIDDVRVLRQAQFPEDAGPMAHPVRPDSYVEINNFYTVTVYEKGAEVVRMYQTLLGREGFRKGMDLYFKRHDGQAVTCDDFRAAMADANGRDLSQFERWYSQAGTPLVQASADYDAKRKTLTLTLEQSCPVTPGQKKKQPFHIPVAVGLLDAQGHDLALTLQGEKKAGATTRVLELTKARQSFTFINVDEKPVPSLLRGFSAPVVLQFDYSDAELAFLMAHDSDAFNRWEAGQRLSTRRLLTLTVAVQAARQSGHVVAVDTVLNNIEHDGALAEALRATLKDESLDPAFRELVLTLPSETMIAEQMEVIDPHAIHVARQFLRRSLARELRDDLLAAYHAHQTPGAYSPDAASAGHRALKNVALSYLAELDDEEAMALARQQDQDANNMTDRLAALSAVLNSAAPGKSEALQRFYAEFEDEALVIDKWFTLQATARNADVNTVRTLTEHPAFTLKNPNRARSLIFSFCNGNPSAFHALDGNGYAFWAEQVIALNASNPQVAARLARSLDRWRKYTPALQEKMRLALQQVAATPNLSRDVAEVVTKALAN comes from the coding sequence ATGCGCACCGATACGCCCCAGACGATCTACCGTAAAGACTACGCCGCTCCCAACTACCTGGCCGATATCGTCGAGATGGGTTTCGATCTCGACCCCGCCAACACCCGCATCGCCACCCGCATCACCCTGACCCGCAACCCGGCCGCCAGGGGCCGCGACCTGGTGCTCTTCGGCGAAGAGCTGGAGCTGGTGGCCCTGCGCCTGAACGGCAAGACGCTCACGCAGGCCAAGGGTGACTTCCGTATCGCCGGCGGCGTGCTGACCATCCCCGCCGCTCCGGCCAAGGTGACGCTGGAGATCGAGACCCTGGTGCATCCGGAGCGCAATACCTCGCTCATGGGCCTGTACGTGTCCAACGGCAACTTCTTCACCCAGTGCGAAGCCGAGGGCTTCCGCAAGATCACCTACTTCCCGGACCGTCCGGACGTGATGGCGAAATTCACCGTCATGCTGCGCGCCGACAAGTCGCGTTACCCGGTGCTGCTGTCCAACGGCAACCTGATCGAAGAGGGCGATCTGCCCGATGGACGTCACTACGCCAAGTGGGAAGATCCGTTCAAGAAGCCCTCCTACCTGTTCGCCCTGGTGGCCGGCAACCTGGTCTGCCAGGAAGAAACCGTGCGCCTGCACTCGGGCCGCGATGCGCTGCTGCAGGTGTGGGTGGAAGAGGGCAACCTCGACAAGACCCAGCACGCCATGGAGTCGCTGAAGAACAGCATCACCTGGGACGTCGAACGCTTCGGCCTGGACCTCGACCTGGACCGCTTCATGATCGTCGCCGTGGGCGACTTCAACATGGGCGCCATGGAAAACAAGGGTTTGAACATCTTCAACACCAAGTACGTGCTGGCCAATCCGCGCATTGCCACCGATGTGGATTTCGCCAACATCGAAGCGGTGGTCGGCCACGAATATTTCCACAACTGGACCGGCAACCGCGTGACCTGCCGCGACTGGTTCCAGCTGTCTCTCAAGGAAGGCCTGACCGTCTTCCGCGACCAGGAATTCTCGGCCGACATGATCGGCAGCGACAGCGGCCGTGCCGTCAAGCGCATCGACGACGTGCGCGTGCTGCGCCAGGCGCAGTTCCCGGAAGATGCCGGCCCGATGGCCCATCCGGTGCGGCCCGATTCCTATGTCGAGATCAACAATTTCTACACCGTCACCGTCTATGAAAAAGGCGCGGAAGTGGTGCGCATGTATCAGACCCTGCTGGGCCGTGAGGGCTTCCGCAAGGGCATGGATCTCTACTTCAAGCGCCACGATGGACAGGCCGTGACCTGCGACGATTTCCGCGCCGCCATGGCCGACGCCAATGGCCGCGACCTGTCGCAATTCGAACGCTGGTACAGCCAGGCCGGCACGCCCCTGGTGCAGGCCAGCGCCGATTACGATGCCAAGCGCAAGACCCTGACCCTGACGCTGGAACAAAGCTGCCCCGTCACGCCCGGCCAGAAGAAGAAACAACCCTTCCACATCCCCGTGGCCGTGGGCCTGCTGGATGCGCAGGGCCACGACCTGGCGCTTACGCTGCAAGGCGAGAAGAAGGCCGGTGCCACCACCCGCGTGCTGGAACTGACCAAGGCCAGGCAAAGCTTCACCTTCATCAACGTCGATGAAAAACCGGTGCCGTCGCTGCTGCGTGGTTTCTCCGCGCCGGTGGTCCTGCAGTTCGACTACAGCGATGCCGAACTGGCCTTCCTGATGGCCCATGACAGCGATGCCTTCAACCGCTGGGAAGCCGGCCAGCGCCTGTCCACGCGCCGTCTGCTCACGCTCACCGTGGCGGTGCAGGCGGCGCGCCAGTCCGGTCATGTGGTGGCGGTCGATACCGTGCTCAACAACATCGAGCACGACGGTGCCCTGGCCGAGGCCCTGCGCGCCACGCTCAAGGACGAGTCGCTGGACCCGGCCTTCCGCGAGCTGGTGCTGACCCTGCCCTCGGAAACCATGATCGCCGAACAGATGGAAGTCATCGATCCGCACGCCATCCATGTGGCGCGCCAGTTCCTGCGCCGCTCGCTGGCGCGCGAACTGCGTGATGACCTGCTGGCGGCGTACCACGCCCACCAGACTCCGGGCGCCTACAGCCCCGACGCCGCCTCCGCCGGCCACCGGGCCCTGAAGAACGTGGCCCTGTCCTACCTGGCCGAACTGGATGACGAAGAAGCCATGGCCCTGGCCCGGCAGCAGGACCAGGATGCCAACAACATGACCGACCGCCTGGCCGCGCTGTCGGCCGTATTGAACAGTGCCGCGCCCGGCAAGAGCGAAGCCCTGCAGCGCTTCTATGCCGAGTTCGAAGACGAAGCCCTGGTCATCGACAAGTGGTTCACCCTGCAGGCCACGGCCCGCAATGCCGATGTGAACACCGTGCGCACCCTGACCGAGCATCCGGCCTTCACGCTCAAGAACCCCAATCGTGCACGCAGCCTGATCTTCAGCTTCTGCAACGGCAACCCCTCGGCCTTCCATGCGCTCGATGGCAATGGTTATGCCTTCTGGGCTGAACAGGTGATCGCCCTGAATGCCAGCAATCCGCAAGTGGCGGCCCGCCTGGCGCGTAGCCTCGATCGCTGGCGCAAGTACACCCCGGCGCTGCAGGAAAAGATGCGCCTGGCGCTGCAACAGGTCGCGGCCACGCCCAATCTCTCGCGCGACGTGGCCGAAGTGGTCACCAAGGCACTGGCCAACTGA
- a CDS encoding DUF4136 domain-containing protein, whose protein sequence is MKRWLYLLLAAASLLLSGCASVIESNVTSFHAWSPDYNQKAYAFAPAKEQENDLQYQNYAGLIRQELQFLGFTEAPDLKAAQLQVSFSYGMNTGQVVVTQPAYDPFFYGPGWGRFGPRPFGFYGPYGPFYDPFWYGGPMQTTSYPVFLRRLQIGISQADGKKLFDVVVDSEGQSAGLTAAMPAMVRAAFDDFPGPSGVTRHIRIKVDKNGQPVE, encoded by the coding sequence ATGAAACGCTGGCTTTATCTCTTGCTCGCAGCGGCCAGCCTGCTGCTGTCCGGTTGCGCCTCGGTGATCGAGAGCAACGTCACGTCCTTCCACGCCTGGTCGCCCGACTACAACCAGAAGGCCTATGCCTTCGCCCCGGCCAAGGAGCAGGAAAACGACCTGCAATACCAGAACTACGCCGGGCTGATCCGTCAGGAGCTGCAGTTCCTGGGCTTTACCGAAGCGCCCGACCTGAAGGCGGCGCAATTGCAGGTCAGCTTCAGCTACGGCATGAATACCGGGCAGGTCGTGGTCACCCAGCCGGCCTACGATCCCTTCTTCTACGGGCCCGGCTGGGGCCGTTTCGGGCCGCGCCCGTTCGGCTTCTACGGGCCCTATGGACCGTTCTATGATCCGTTCTGGTATGGCGGTCCGATGCAGACGACCAGCTATCCGGTCTTCCTGCGGCGGCTGCAGATCGGCATCAGCCAGGCCGACGGCAAGAAACTGTTCGACGTGGTGGTGGACAGCGAGGGCCAGAGCGCCGGTCTGACGGCGGCCATGCCGGCCATGGTGCGCGCGGCCTTCGACGACTTCCCCGGCCCCAGCGGGGTGACCCGGCATATCCGCATCAAGGTAGACAAGAACGGCCAGCCGGTGGAGTAA
- a CDS encoding ABC transporter substrate-binding protein, producing the protein MGRSWRVAALWCGCLAWWVAGALKPAAAAENGVTPQEIVLGQSAPFTWPAAEIGRDFQEGARSYFAQVNAKGGVHGRRVRLLSLDDRYEPERTLANTQQLIWRDKVFALFGFSGTPTVLAALPAIREAGIPLIAPHTGAAVLREPFNRLIFHVRAGYEQETDFLLRQLQGTGRLRVAVFYQNDELGKGLLDNLRRRAAVYGLTVVGSLPIERNSDAVAAAAEQFMQMRPDVVIQAVSYQPAAALIMRMRAAGYLGGFSNYSFVGSQSLVARLQQAGVGTEITQVVPFPNKARLPIVYEYQKAMEGNPGAGCNFIGLEGYIAARVLVEGLRRAGPQLTRAGLIRALESITPANYDGGGFSLHFSRTDHSGSDFVDLTAIGAGGRFIN; encoded by the coding sequence ATGGGACGGAGCTGGCGTGTGGCCGCCTTGTGGTGTGGCTGCCTGGCATGGTGGGTGGCAGGGGCGCTGAAGCCGGCGGCGGCCGCCGAGAATGGCGTGACGCCCCAGGAGATCGTACTGGGCCAGTCCGCGCCTTTTACGTGGCCGGCCGCCGAGATCGGGCGGGATTTTCAGGAAGGCGCGCGCAGCTATTTCGCCCAGGTCAATGCCAAGGGCGGCGTGCATGGCCGTCGTGTCCGGCTGCTGAGCCTGGATGACCGTTACGAACCCGAACGCACCCTGGCCAATACCCAGCAACTGATCTGGCGCGACAAGGTATTTGCGCTGTTCGGCTTTTCCGGCACGCCCACCGTCCTGGCGGCGTTGCCGGCCATCCGCGAGGCCGGCATCCCGCTGATCGCCCCGCATACGGGGGCGGCGGTGCTGCGCGAACCCTTCAATCGCCTGATCTTCCACGTGCGCGCCGGCTACGAGCAGGAGACCGACTTCCTGCTGCGCCAGTTGCAGGGCACCGGGCGGCTGCGGGTGGCGGTGTTCTACCAGAACGATGAACTGGGCAAGGGCCTGCTGGACAATCTGCGTCGCCGCGCGGCCGTCTATGGGCTGACCGTGGTGGGCAGCCTGCCCATCGAGCGCAACAGCGATGCCGTCGCCGCCGCTGCCGAACAGTTCATGCAGATGCGGCCGGATGTGGTGATTCAGGCAGTTTCCTACCAGCCGGCGGCGGCGCTCATCATGCGCATGCGTGCGGCGGGCTACCTGGGCGGTTTTTCCAACTATTCCTTCGTCGGCAGCCAGTCGCTGGTAGCGCGCCTGCAGCAGGCCGGCGTCGGCACCGAGATCACCCAGGTCGTCCCGTTCCCCAACAAGGCCAGGCTGCCCATCGTCTACGAGTACCAGAAAGCCATGGAAGGCAACCCGGGCGCCGGCTGCAACTTCATCGGCCTGGAAGGCTATATCGCCGCCCGCGTGCTGGTCGAGGGCCTGCGCCGTGCCGGTCCGCAGCTCACCCGCGCGGGCCTGATCCGGGCACTCGAAAGCATCACCCCCGCCAACTACGATGGCGGCGGCTTCAGCCTGCACTTCAGCCGCACCGACCACAGCGGTTCGGATTTCGTCGACCTCACCGCCATCGGCGCCGGTGGCCGCTTCATCAACTAG
- a CDS encoding quinone oxidoreductase, producing the protein MAKAIRMSKTGGPEVMEYVDVEVGEPGPGEVRIRHAAVGLNFIDCYFRAGLYPQPLPAGLGQEGAGTIEAVGPGVTHVQVGDRVAYAGRPNGAYAEARVMPADILVKLPDAISFDTAAAMMLQGMTVQYLLRQTYAVQPGETILFHAAAGGIGLIACQWARALGVNLIGTVSSDEKAALARQHGAAHVINYKTENFVERVKEITGGKGVPVVYDSIGKDTFIGSLDCLRPRGMMVSFGNASGPVAPFGVSELASRGSLFLTRPSLGNYIATRAELDATAGDLFDMVQSGKITIEINQRYALKDVAQAHADLEGRKTTGSTILIP; encoded by the coding sequence ATGGCAAAAGCAATCCGCATGAGCAAGACCGGCGGCCCCGAGGTGATGGAATACGTGGACGTGGAAGTGGGCGAGCCCGGTCCCGGCGAAGTGCGCATCCGCCATGCTGCAGTCGGTCTGAACTTCATCGATTGCTATTTCCGTGCGGGTCTGTATCCGCAACCGCTGCCCGCTGGCCTGGGCCAGGAAGGCGCGGGTACCATCGAAGCGGTCGGCCCCGGTGTCACCCACGTCCAGGTCGGCGACCGCGTGGCCTACGCCGGCCGTCCCAATGGCGCCTATGCCGAGGCGCGCGTGATGCCGGCCGATATCCTGGTCAAGCTGCCCGATGCCATCAGTTTCGACACCGCTGCAGCCATGATGCTGCAGGGCATGACCGTGCAATACCTGCTGCGCCAGACCTATGCCGTGCAGCCCGGCGAGACCATCCTGTTCCACGCGGCGGCAGGCGGCATCGGGCTCATTGCCTGCCAGTGGGCGCGTGCGCTGGGCGTGAACCTGATCGGCACCGTCAGCAGCGACGAGAAGGCCGCCCTGGCCCGGCAGCACGGTGCGGCCCACGTGATCAACTACAAGACCGAGAACTTCGTCGAGCGCGTCAAGGAAATCACCGGGGGCAAAGGCGTCCCGGTTGTCTATGACTCCATCGGCAAGGACACCTTCATCGGCTCGCTGGACTGCCTGCGGCCGCGCGGCATGATGGTCAGCTTCGGCAATGCCTCCGGTCCGGTGGCGCCGTTCGGCGTGTCCGAGCTGGCTTCGCGCGGCTCACTGTTCCTGACCCGTCCGTCCCTGGGCAACTACATTGCCACCCGCGCCGAACTCGATGCCACTGCGGGCGACCTGTTCGACATGGTGCAGAGCGGCAAGATCACTATCGAGATCAACCAGCGCTATGCCTTGAAGGACGTCGCCCAGGCCCATGCCGACCTGGAAGGCCGCAAGACCACCGGTTCGACCATCCTGATCCCCTGA